One segment of Anopheles stephensi strain Indian chromosome 3, UCI_ANSTEP_V1.0, whole genome shotgun sequence DNA contains the following:
- the LOC118514698 gene encoding sodium-coupled monocarboxylate transporter 1-like, whose product MDEDIVLLEDSSVELSTGSTVETTPSTFDPVTIVTQLITESTKLLTTAAVETTSSIMSTMSSTPGTVVMESSTIAMDTTSIPDASSITTTESILSTSTASSPITETLLFSWFDYTIFALLLLLSTFIGVYFGFLSKIKQNNKKEYLLGGKTMNKFPVSASLIASHISGITMLGVPSEMYSHGTQYWMFIIPAFTVALLMKTIYLPVFYDLQVTSAFTYLELRFDKFVRSAASLVYALQCIIYIPIVIYVPALAFSQVTGINLHVITPIICVICIFYTTVGGLRAVVWTDTLQFVLMIGACIAVIVLGISSVGGFMEVWEAADRGKRLIFFNMDPNPFVRTSFWTVCLGLTTLWVSNLAVNQGCVQRFLAVPDLRVAKNSLIIFTAGLIFVKSCSCFIGLLIYAKYESCDPFSIKKISKIDQILPYYIMDVGTKIPGLPGLFVSGIFSAALSTMSSVLNTLAGTIYEDFIHHRMPNASEKKASNIMKMLVVLLGFLVLGLVFVAERMGQVMHIAISSSGVTSGTMLGMFSAGMISRRINTKGIISASVVSMAITGTIMTGAQLNPKPPMLSLRTDGCDGEILANVTTLLTETVTQAVETDTVPLIFKLSFMHYSLLGLISFFVVSFVVSHLTGGGDISDERLLAPFLRNTDKLEKEMTLLKHNIKYEEIDMALRELQKPSDLEKK is encoded by the exons ATGGATGAGGATATAGTATTATTGGAGGACTCTAGCGTGGAACTGTCTACTGGCTCCACCGTAGAGACAACGCCTTCTACCTTCGATCCTGTCACGATCGTAACGCAGCTTATAACGGAATCTACCAAACTACTGACCACCGCAGCAGTTGAGACTACCTCTAGTATTATGTCCACGATGTCCAGCACTCCAGGTACGGTAGTTATGGAGTCGTCTACGATCGCAATGGACACAACTTCGATACCGGATGCCTCATCGATCACTACCACTGAGAGCATCCTTTCTACCAGCACCGCATCATCACCAATAACCGAGACACTTCTATTCTCCTGGTTTGACTACACGATCTTCGccctgctcctgctgctctCCACGTTTATTGGAGTGTACTTTGGATTCCTATCGAAGATCAAGCAGAACAACAAGAAGGAATATCTGCTGGGTGGCAAAACGATGAACAAGTTCCCCGTATCAGCTTCCCTCATTGCAAG TCACATTTCTGGAATAACCATGCTAGGAGTACCGTCGGAGATGTACAGCCACGGGACACAGTACTGGATGTTTATCATTCCAGCTTTTACG GTTGCGCTCCTGATGAAAACGATCTACCTGCCAGTGTTCTACGACCTACAGGTTACTTCTGCTTTCACGTATCTCGAGCTGCGCTTCGACAAGTTCGTCCGATCGGCTGCCAGTCTGGTGTATGCGCTTCAGTGCATCATCTACATCCCGATCGTGATCTACGTCCCGGCGCTGGCATTCAGTCAGGTGACCGGAATCAATCTCCATGTGATCACACCCATCATCTGTGTGATCTGTATCTTCTACACCACCGTTGGTGGACTAAGAGCCGTTGTCTGGACCGATACACTGCAGTTTGTGCTTATGATCGGGGCTTGTATAGCTGTGATTGTGCTAGGCATCAGCTCGGTTGGAGGATTCATGGAGGTTTGGGAAGCGGCCGATCGTGGAAAGCGTCTTATCTTCTTCAA CATGGATCCGAACCCCTTTGTTCGCACATCCTTCTGGACGGTCTGCCTAGGACTCACCACTCTCTGGGTCTCTAACCTTGCCGTCAACCAGGGCTGCGTTCAACGGTTTCTCGCCGTCCCGGATCTTCGGGTAGCTAAAAACTCGCTCATCATCTTCACCGCCGGTCTTATCTTCGTCAAGAGCTGTTCCTGCTTTATCGGACTCCTTATCTACGCCAAGTACGAAAGCTGCGATCCGTTCTCCATCAAGAAGATCTCCAAAATTGATCAGATTCTACCGTACTACATCATGGACGTGGGGACAAAGATTCCCGGACTACCGGGGCTTTTCGTGTCCGGGATCTTCTCTGCCGCCCTGTCGACAATGTCCTCCGTACTGAACACCTTGGCCGGTACCATCTACGAGGACTTCATCCACCACCGGATGCCAAATGCAAGCGAAAAGAAGGCAAGTAACATCATGAAGATGTTGGTCGTGCTGCTCGGATTCCTGGTGCTTGGACTCGTGTTCGTTGCCGAACGGATGGGGCAAGTCATGCACATCGCCATCTCGTCCTCGGGTGTAACTTCCGGCACGATGCTGGGCATGTTCTCGGCCGGTATGATTTCTCGGCGCATCAACACAAAGGGTATTATCAGTGCGTCGGTTGTGTCGATGGCCATCACCGGTACGATAATGACGGGAGCTCAACTAAATCCTAAACCACCGATGCTATCGCTGCGAACGGATGGATGCGATGGGGAGATTCTGGCCAACGTAACGACGCTACTGACAGAGACTGTCACGCAAGCAGTAGAAACGGATACGGTCCCACTAATCTTCAAGCTAAGCTTTATGCACTACTCTTTGCTGGGGTTGATTAGCTTCTTCGTCGTGTCGTTCGTGGTGAGTCATCTGACCGGCGGTGGGGATATTAGCGACGAACGGTTGCTGGCACCGTTCCTGCGCAACACGGACAAGCTGGAGAAAGAGATGACACTGCTGAAGCACAACATCAAGTATGAGGAAATCGATATGGCACTGCGGGAGCTACAAAAACCCTCCGATCTGGAGAAAAAGTGA